A window of the Lactuca sativa cultivar Salinas chromosome 7, Lsat_Salinas_v11, whole genome shotgun sequence genome harbors these coding sequences:
- the LOC111895708 gene encoding uncharacterized protein LOC111895708 codes for MGNCASCYSASTASNATTAKLILLDGQLEEFSSPMKVFLLTPPLENLGYDQGSFICNADEMNFDEYVTAMAGEEELRPSQLYFQLPSSWLKRRLTAEDMASMAVKAGKALMISGGKVRCWCCVKRVDPLVFSDGDKMITSSLSRVEDGGDDYEGNQRYVGGRVGDRRGGGGKGRMSTRLEKIVEE; via the coding sequence ATGGGTAATTGTGCCTCATGCTACTCTGCCTCCACTGCAAGCAACGCCACTACCGCGAAACTTATCCTTTTAGACGGCCAACTTGAAGAGTTTTCGTCGCCGATGAAGGTGTTCTTGTTAACACCACCGTTAGAAAATTTAGGGTATGATCAGGGGTCGTTCATTTGCAACGCCGATGAGATGAACTTTGATGAGTATGTAACCGCCATGGCTGGAGAAGAGGAGCTTCGTCCCAGTCAGCTCTACTTTCAGCTGCCGTCCAGCTGGTTAAAAAGGCGGTTAACGGCGGAGGACATGGCTTCTATGGCGGTTAAAGCCGGGAAGGCACTTATGATTAGTGGTGGCAAGGTGAGatgttggtgttgtgtgaaaagGGTTGACCCGTTAGTTTTCTCAGATGGGGACAAGATGATCACATCTTCCTTGAGTAGGGTTGAAGATGGTGGTGATGATTATGAAGGAAACCAAAGGTATGTAGGCGGTAGAGTCGGAGACCGCCGTGGGGGTGGTGGTAAGGGGCGGATGTCTACGAGGCTTGAGAAGATAGTAGAGGAGTGA